One segment of Laspinema palackyanum D2c DNA contains the following:
- a CDS encoding TonB-dependent receptor domain-containing protein, translating into MASTIALVAAGPVSAQVSLITGVRLNQTPTGVEVVLQTLSGGTPEVLTSQDGETFIADIVNAQLRLPGGENFLAANPIEGISAIAVTAGEGNQVRVTVTGTNAVPLTDLVVENGQIGLRVTPSAETVTVPPPPTETSPETESETVPADAEIIELIVTATRIAERVTDIPASISVVGEERIEEQTRLTRDLGTILSQEVPGLSVGTQSASNFGQTLRGRNISVIIDGVPQSTNRNASRDLRTIDPSAIERVEVLRGPTAIYGDGATGGVINIITKRGRGEGLQAETTVDLNAFPTNIGETFGQNIQQSFSGNFGNFDFALNGSFSNSGAQFDAQGDRIPPDPNGQGGLSDTNTLNLLSKVGVNFTDSQRLQLTLNYFRDNQDTDYTSDPIVNTIPGRQQSRARRGLDLDESQKTENLNASLDYTHDDILGSSVQGQIYYRDYFTRFFPFDARTFANLGNTIFQSRVESEKYGARLQIDTPIVDAERANLLWGVDLVRENTEQPVSIFDPLAFDNSSGLVYNKIGNRTWAPLQRQNNVGLFAQLKWNVSDLLVLRGGVRHERITVDVNDYTTLAGNPIEGGELDYNATVFNVGGVVYPTERISLFAGFSQGFSIADVGFVLRSAPAGFTVEQLNPEAQKVNNYEIGIRGNYDRMQASLAGFYNTSNLGTSFNQENYEIVRAPERVYGVEFALDAQPSDAWALGTSFTWSEGGADFNENGDYESPLNGFRISPIKITAYLENESLPGWRNRLQALYSGTRNPTGQAFGLGEVDSYITLDFISSLNIGRGRLVLGVENLLNTEYFPVVSQLQGLDTGYTAARGRSIRLGYSFNW; encoded by the coding sequence ATGGCAAGCACGATTGCCCTCGTCGCAGCGGGTCCCGTGTCTGCACAGGTGTCGCTAATTACCGGGGTTCGCCTCAATCAAACCCCAACCGGCGTGGAGGTGGTGTTACAAACCCTATCGGGAGGAACGCCGGAAGTGTTGACCTCTCAGGACGGGGAAACGTTTATTGCTGATATTGTCAACGCCCAATTACGCTTACCCGGTGGGGAAAATTTTCTGGCCGCTAATCCCATTGAAGGGATTAGCGCGATCGCCGTGACAGCAGGGGAAGGAAACCAAGTGCGAGTCACCGTAACCGGCACAAACGCAGTCCCATTAACCGATTTGGTGGTTGAAAATGGACAAATTGGATTGCGGGTTACCCCCTCTGCGGAAACCGTAACCGTTCCACCCCCACCCACAGAAACATCCCCAGAAACGGAGTCTGAGACTGTACCTGCGGATGCGGAGATTATTGAACTGATTGTGACGGCGACCCGGATCGCTGAACGAGTCACAGACATTCCGGCATCAATTTCCGTGGTGGGGGAAGAACGAATCGAAGAACAAACCCGACTGACGCGAGATTTGGGAACCATTCTCTCTCAAGAAGTCCCGGGATTGTCTGTGGGGACTCAAAGTGCGAGTAACTTCGGCCAAACCTTGCGGGGTCGGAATATTAGTGTGATTATTGATGGAGTACCGCAGTCTACGAACCGCAACGCATCCCGGGATTTACGGACTATTGACCCCTCGGCGATCGAACGGGTGGAAGTGCTACGAGGACCGACGGCGATTTATGGCGATGGCGCAACCGGCGGGGTGATTAATATTATTACTAAGCGGGGAAGAGGCGAGGGACTGCAAGCGGAAACCACGGTAGATCTCAATGCCTTTCCGACCAATATAGGTGAGACCTTTGGACAGAATATCCAACAATCTTTTTCCGGAAATTTTGGAAATTTTGATTTTGCCTTGAATGGCTCGTTTAGCAACTCCGGTGCCCAGTTCGATGCTCAGGGCGATCGCATTCCTCCAGATCCTAACGGTCAAGGGGGACTCAGTGATACCAATACTCTCAATCTATTGAGCAAAGTCGGCGTCAACTTTACCGACTCCCAACGCCTCCAACTGACGTTGAATTACTTTCGGGATAATCAAGATACCGATTACACCAGCGATCCAATTGTTAATACTATTCCCGGACGACAACAATCGCGAGCACGTCGAGGACTGGACCTAGACGAATCGCAAAAAACCGAGAATCTCAATGCGAGTCTGGACTATACTCACGATGATATCTTGGGCAGCAGCGTTCAGGGGCAGATTTACTATCGGGATTACTTTACCCGCTTCTTTCCTTTTGATGCCCGCACTTTTGCCAATTTGGGAAATACAATATTCCAATCCCGAGTCGAATCGGAAAAATACGGCGCAAGGTTGCAAATTGATACGCCAATCGTTGATGCAGAGCGAGCCAATTTACTTTGGGGAGTGGATTTAGTTCGGGAAAATACCGAACAGCCGGTTTCTATCTTTGATCCGCTGGCCTTTGATAACAGTAGCGGACTGGTTTATAACAAAATCGGAAATCGCACCTGGGCACCGTTACAGCGACAGAATAATGTAGGATTATTCGCCCAACTCAAATGGAATGTCAGCGATCTGCTGGTGCTGCGAGGTGGGGTGCGTCACGAACGAATTACGGTGGATGTGAATGATTACACCACCCTCGCCGGAAACCCAATTGAAGGCGGCGAACTCGATTATAATGCTACAGTTTTTAATGTGGGTGGCGTGGTTTATCCCACGGAAAGAATCAGCCTTTTTGCCGGGTTTTCTCAAGGATTTTCTATCGCTGATGTCGGGTTTGTCCTGCGAAGTGCACCGGCTGGATTTACGGTTGAGCAACTCAATCCAGAAGCGCAAAAAGTCAACAACTACGAAATCGGCATTCGCGGAAATTATGACCGAATGCAAGCGTCCCTAGCTGGATTTTATAATACGTCCAATCTCGGCACCAGCTTTAACCAAGAAAATTACGAAATCGTCCGTGCACCGGAACGAGTGTATGGGGTAGAATTTGCCCTGGATGCCCAACCCAGTGATGCATGGGCATTAGGAACTTCGTTCACTTGGAGTGAAGGCGGTGCAGATTTTAATGAGAATGGGGACTATGAATCTCCCTTAAATGGGTTTCGGATTTCACCGATAAAAATTACGGCTTATCTGGAAAATGAATCCCTTCCTGGATGGCGCAATCGTCTCCAAGCGTTGTATTCTGGAACTCGGAATCCCACGGGTCAAGCTTTTGGTTTGGGAGAAGTTGATAGTTACATTACTTTGGATTTCATCAGTAGTTTGAATATTGGCCGGGGTCGTCTCGTTTTGGGGGTAGAGAATTTATTAAATACGGAGTATTTTCCGGTAGTTTCTCAATTGCAAGGGTTGGACACCGGCTATACAGCAGCGCGAGGGAGAAGCATTCGTTTAGGCTATTCTTTCAATTGGTAA
- a CDS encoding aspartate aminotransferase family protein has translation MVNHIDKGFHDQEPNITLLPRAAYSTSLPGNESQQYLNRQAQRESNARSYPRRIPIAIREAKGVFITDTDGNQYLDCLAGAGTLALGHNHPVAIAAMREVLDSSLPLHTLDLTTPVKDQFVEELFASLPAGFARNARIQFCGPTGADATEAAVKLVKTATGRRSMLSFHGGYHGMTHGALSLTGNLAPKEQVANLMPEVHFLPYPYNYRCPFGIGGEFGHRLSSHYIEHILTDPESGITPPAGMILEMVQGEGGAIPAPDRWVREIRRITRDRGIPLIVDEIQTGWGRTGKLYAFEHAGIVPDVVLLSKAIGGSLPLSVVLYHKDLDQWSPGAHAGTFRGNQMAMAAGLATLRYIQDFGLVDRAHELGDRLMGHLRQLQGDSRCIGEVRGRGLMVGVEIVNTDATACDRGSYPAHPLLARRIQSECLSRGLILELGGRHGSVVRFLPPLIITAEQIDQVCEIFAAAVKAAEGQLSAQLAEVS, from the coding sequence GTGGTAAATCACATTGATAAAGGCTTTCACGACCAGGAACCGAACATTACCTTACTCCCAAGGGCTGCTTACTCAACTTCATTACCTGGAAATGAGTCGCAACAGTATTTAAACCGGCAGGCACAGCGAGAATCCAACGCCCGCAGTTATCCTCGGCGGATTCCCATCGCCATTCGGGAAGCGAAAGGAGTCTTTATTACCGATACCGATGGCAATCAGTATTTAGATTGTTTAGCAGGGGCAGGAACCCTGGCATTGGGACATAATCATCCCGTGGCGATCGCCGCCATGCGAGAGGTGCTCGATAGTAGTCTTCCCTTGCATACATTGGACCTAACAACGCCGGTTAAAGACCAGTTTGTAGAAGAGTTGTTTGCTAGTTTACCCGCAGGGTTTGCCCGGAATGCCCGCATCCAGTTTTGTGGACCGACAGGGGCGGACGCCACGGAAGCGGCGGTCAAGCTAGTCAAGACAGCAACGGGACGGCGGAGTATGCTCTCGTTTCACGGCGGTTATCATGGGATGACGCATGGGGCGCTCAGTTTGACGGGAAACCTTGCACCCAAAGAGCAAGTTGCAAATTTGATGCCGGAGGTTCATTTTCTCCCCTATCCCTATAATTATCGCTGTCCGTTTGGTATCGGAGGTGAGTTCGGACATCGCCTCAGCAGCCATTATATTGAGCATATTCTCACGGACCCAGAAAGTGGGATTACACCCCCTGCCGGGATGATTCTGGAAATGGTCCAAGGGGAAGGCGGGGCGATTCCAGCGCCCGATCGCTGGGTGAGAGAGATCCGCCGGATTACCCGAGATCGCGGCATCCCCCTGATTGTGGATGAAATTCAGACGGGGTGGGGTCGCACCGGAAAACTCTATGCCTTTGAACACGCCGGAATTGTTCCCGATGTGGTGTTGTTATCCAAGGCGATCGGGGGGAGTTTGCCCTTATCGGTGGTGTTGTATCACAAAGATTTGGATCAATGGTCTCCTGGCGCACACGCGGGAACATTCCGAGGCAATCAAATGGCGATGGCGGCAGGATTGGCGACTCTGCGGTACATTCAGGATTTTGGCTTAGTCGATCGGGCCCATGAATTGGGCGATCGCCTGATGGGTCATTTGCGGCAGTTACAAGGGGATTCTCGTTGTATCGGTGAGGTGCGTGGACGGGGCTTAATGGTGGGGGTGGAAATCGTGAATACCGACGCCACAGCCTGCGATCGCGGCAGTTATCCAGCCCATCCCTTACTGGCGCGGCGCATCCAATCGGAATGCCTGAGTCGGGGGTTGATTCTGGAATTGGGGGGTCGTCATGGGTCCGTAGTCCGGTTTTTGCCGCCCTTGATTATCACTGCCGAGCAAATTGACCAGGTTTGTGAGATATTCGCCGCAGCGGTGAAGGCAGCGGAAGGGCAACTATCGGCACAGTTAGCAGAGGTAAGCTAA
- a CDS encoding pyridoxal phosphate-dependent decarboxylase family protein, producing the protein MLEVEQKGAIASEDRRWDGCFLTDSEGSIEAYRQAIADAAAEVIRQFASQKQPYSGATPIELVAGLAGTEICPQNPQLLGEILKKVGEKAIAHSVVVTHPRCIAHLHCPPLIPALAAEVLISATNQSMDSWDQSPAATVLEQQLTNWLCSEFGYDAAADGIFTSGGTQSNFMGMLLARDRYAKQTLNWSIQQQGLPPQAHQWRILCSDVAHFTIRQSCALLGLGEKAVIPVETDENYRLSPDAVRVKLAELQSQGLRAIAIVATVGTTDFGSIDPLVTLAEIAQENGLWFHVDAAYGGALVMSDRYRPQLAGIELADSITVDFHKLFYQPISCGAFLLKDKSNFDLMKLHADYLNPETNEAEGIPDLVTKSIQTTRRFDALKLWMSLQTLGRAKFGEMIETTIEIAAAAGEMIRADSQLELATIPTLNAVVFRYSSEKKDQDNWINSQIRFTLLQGGEVVLAQTCIADKTYLKFTLLNPRTTRADIGKILDRVKQVGTEFSLSLSN; encoded by the coding sequence ATGTTAGAGGTAGAACAAAAAGGGGCGATCGCGTCGGAGGATCGGCGGTGGGATGGCTGTTTTCTGACGGATTCTGAGGGAAGTATCGAGGCTTATCGGCAGGCGATCGCGGATGCGGCAGCGGAGGTGATTCGCCAGTTTGCCAGTCAGAAACAGCCCTATAGTGGCGCAACACCGATTGAGTTGGTGGCAGGGTTGGCAGGGACAGAGATTTGTCCGCAGAATCCCCAGTTATTAGGAGAAATTCTTAAGAAGGTGGGGGAGAAGGCGATCGCGCATTCCGTGGTTGTCACCCATCCGCGCTGTATCGCACATTTACATTGTCCTCCCCTGATTCCGGCGTTAGCGGCAGAGGTGTTGATTTCGGCAACCAATCAATCGATGGATTCCTGGGATCAAAGTCCTGCGGCGACTGTATTAGAACAGCAGTTAACCAACTGGTTATGCAGTGAATTTGGCTATGATGCGGCAGCGGATGGCATCTTCACCAGTGGCGGAACCCAGTCCAATTTTATGGGGATGTTGCTGGCGCGCGATCGCTATGCTAAACAGACATTAAATTGGTCGATTCAGCAGCAAGGATTACCCCCACAAGCGCATCAATGGCGAATTTTATGTTCGGATGTGGCGCATTTTACGATTCGCCAATCTTGTGCCTTATTGGGATTGGGAGAAAAAGCGGTGATTCCCGTAGAGACGGACGAAAATTACCGATTATCTCCTGATGCAGTTCGGGTGAAATTAGCTGAATTACAGTCCCAAGGGTTAAGGGCGATCGCCATCGTTGCAACCGTCGGAACCACGGATTTTGGCAGTATTGATCCGTTGGTTACTCTAGCAGAAATTGCTCAAGAAAACGGACTGTGGTTCCACGTTGATGCTGCCTATGGAGGGGCGTTGGTAATGAGCGATCGGTATCGCCCCCAACTGGCAGGAATTGAGTTGGCAGATTCAATTACTGTAGACTTTCACAAGTTATTTTATCAGCCGATTAGTTGTGGAGCATTTTTGCTCAAAGATAAGTCAAATTTTGACTTAATGAAACTCCACGCCGATTATCTCAACCCCGAAACCAACGAAGCCGAGGGAATTCCAGATTTAGTTACAAAATCTATCCAAACCACTCGCCGATTTGATGCCCTAAAACTTTGGATGTCGTTACAAACCTTGGGACGAGCAAAGTTTGGCGAAATGATAGAAACCACTATTGAAATTGCAGCAGCAGCAGGCGAAATGATTCGCGCTGACTCCCAATTAGAACTCGCTACTATTCCAACCCTAAATGCCGTAGTTTTTCGCTACAGTTCTGAGAAAAAAGACCAGGATAACTGGATTAATTCTCAAATTCGCTTCACCTTACTGCAAGGGGGGGAAGTGGTTCTCGCGCAAACTTGTATTGCCGATAAAACTTATCTCAAATTTACCTTGCTTAATCCTCGGACAACCCGGGCTGATATTGGGAAAATTCTCGATAGAGTAAAGCAAGTCGGGACTGAATTCAGTTTGTCTTTGTCAAACTAA
- a CDS encoding IucA/IucC family protein, which translates to MMQQLTVINRGQNLNLTDKQIADRATIQSFLNCYLKETGSGKVASREEYPELQTRLESTQILCCSLPHQGIEVKAGVRYFSPTGRHCFEFPLYYQMAGKSQLLELDYVTLVALFSKELALANHSNGSQDELLLRVVQSCRNIEQFVRDRRRDAEILTGFHSTFGETEQALIFGHLLHPTPKSRQGFADEDLPIYSPELKGKFPLHYFRLHPSIVLEGSALPETATQLIKTELIADPQVSEEFKQMYCQPDDYSLLPLHPWQAQYLRRQPVGQTLFNQGLIEDLGPQGRAFLPTSSIRTVYHSDAAFMFKLSLNVKITNSVRMNLYKELERSVEVHQILAGAIGEELRQNHPQFDIIRDPAFLAVQFNGEPLPAFATILRQNPFQTNPATDATCISSLCQDSIYGDGSRLANLIKTLAKQENRTLSAVSLDWFRRYLKISLQPILWLYFTHGIAVEAHQQNSVVQLADGYPERFYYRDNQGYYFRQSCYEHLNTILPGIGEKSQTVCDDAVADERLAYYFFQNNLFGLINGFGVAGLVDETVLLAELRQVLEQAKTMNTNGSNILENLSQPKLRCKANLLTRFHDMDELVGSLATQSVYVGLDNPLVAGL; encoded by the coding sequence ATGATGCAACAACTGACCGTAATTAATCGAGGACAAAACCTCAATTTGACGGATAAACAAATTGCCGATCGCGCTACAATTCAAAGTTTTTTGAATTGTTATCTGAAAGAAACCGGCAGCGGCAAAGTTGCCAGTCGGGAAGAGTATCCGGAACTGCAAACGCGCCTGGAATCTACACAAATTCTCTGTTGTTCCTTACCCCATCAAGGGATAGAAGTCAAGGCGGGAGTCCGCTATTTTTCTCCCACCGGACGGCATTGTTTTGAATTTCCGCTCTATTATCAAATGGCGGGAAAATCGCAACTGTTAGAACTGGATTATGTGACATTAGTTGCCCTGTTTAGCAAAGAATTAGCCTTGGCGAATCATAGCAATGGGTCCCAAGATGAACTGCTGTTGCGCGTGGTGCAAAGTTGCCGCAATATCGAACAATTCGTGCGCGATCGGCGTCGGGATGCGGAAATTCTTACCGGGTTTCATAGCACCTTTGGGGAAACAGAACAAGCCTTAATTTTTGGGCATTTGTTGCATCCCACTCCCAAAAGTCGTCAAGGGTTTGCGGATGAAGATTTACCGATTTATTCCCCGGAATTAAAAGGAAAATTTCCCTTACATTATTTTCGGCTGCATCCCTCGATTGTTTTAGAAGGGTCTGCACTTCCAGAAACGGCGACGCAGTTGATTAAAACTGAACTGATTGCCGATCCGCAAGTGTCTGAAGAATTTAAGCAGATGTATTGCCAACCGGATGACTATTCCCTGCTGCCGTTGCATCCTTGGCAAGCGCAGTATTTGCGCCGTCAACCTGTGGGACAAACCTTATTTAATCAGGGGTTAATCGAAGATTTAGGACCCCAGGGACGAGCATTTTTGCCCACCTCTTCCATTCGCACGGTTTATCATTCTGATGCGGCATTCATGTTCAAACTGTCCCTCAATGTGAAGATTACCAACTCAGTGCGAATGAATCTCTATAAAGAGTTGGAACGCAGTGTGGAAGTCCATCAAATTTTAGCGGGTGCGATCGGGGAAGAATTGCGGCAGAATCATCCTCAATTTGATATCATTCGGGACCCGGCATTTCTAGCAGTGCAATTCAACGGCGAACCCCTACCCGCTTTTGCCACCATTCTGCGACAAAATCCCTTTCAAACCAATCCGGCAACCGATGCCACCTGCATTAGTTCCCTCTGTCAAGATTCAATTTATGGCGATGGTTCCCGTCTGGCGAATCTGATTAAAACGTTAGCCAAACAAGAAAACCGTACCTTATCAGCGGTGAGTTTAGATTGGTTCCGTCGCTACTTAAAAATTTCTTTACAACCGATTCTCTGGCTGTACTTTACCCACGGAATTGCAGTAGAAGCGCATCAGCAAAATAGTGTGGTGCAGTTAGCGGATGGATATCCGGAACGGTTTTACTATCGGGACAACCAAGGGTATTATTTCCGTCAGTCTTGTTATGAACATCTCAACACGATTTTGCCCGGGATTGGAGAGAAAAGTCAAACCGTCTGCGATGATGCGGTAGCCGATGAACGCTTGGCTTATTATTTCTTCCAAAACAATTTGTTTGGATTGATTAATGGGTTTGGAGTAGCGGGATTAGTAGATGAAACCGTCTTGCTGGCTGAGTTGCGCCAAGTGTTAGAACAGGCAAAAACCATGAATACCAACGGGTCAAATATTTTAGAGAATTTATCTCAGCCCAAGTTACGCTGTAAAGCCAATTTGCTAACCCGATTTCATGATATGGATGAATTAGTCGGTTCTTTGGCAACCCAATCGGTTTATGTGGGGTTAGATAACCCATTGGTTGCGGGTTTATAA
- a CDS encoding GNAT family N-acetyltransferase gives MASTQVEKKPEFAYQNYDSTLDKTIAFREVQLGEDLTRIHNWMNQPHVIPFWNLGLELDKMQSHLERAIADTHQTLYIGYLDGVPMSYWESYWTKDDIIANCYQPHPEDQGIHLLIGEPDYLGKGYALPLLKAMTAFQLQHLQTQKIVTEPDIRNQKMIHVFERCGFEFQREITLPDKQAALMFCSRDRFMEKWES, from the coding sequence ATGGCATCAACACAGGTAGAAAAAAAGCCAGAGTTTGCTTACCAGAACTATGACTCAACCCTGGATAAAACCATTGCATTTCGCGAGGTGCAGTTAGGGGAAGATTTAACCCGAATTCATAACTGGATGAATCAACCTCATGTGATTCCCTTTTGGAATTTAGGGTTAGAGTTGGATAAAATGCAGTCGCATTTGGAACGGGCGATCGCAGATACCCATCAAACACTCTATATTGGATATTTGGATGGGGTTCCCATGAGTTATTGGGAGTCCTATTGGACAAAGGACGATATCATTGCCAACTGTTATCAACCCCATCCAGAGGACCAGGGAATTCATTTATTAATTGGCGAACCAGATTATCTGGGGAAAGGCTATGCCTTACCGTTGTTAAAGGCAATGACGGCGTTTCAGTTGCAGCATTTGCAGACTCAAAAAATTGTCACCGAACCGGATATCCGCAATCAAAAAATGATTCATGTTTTTGAACGGTGTGGGTTTGAATTTCAGCGGGAAATTACATTACCGGATAAACAAGCCGCTTTGATGTTTTGCAGTCGCGATCGCTTTATGGAGAAGTGGGAATCATGA
- a CDS encoding lysine N(6)-hydroxylase/L-ornithine N(5)-oxygenase family protein: protein MIEPLYDIIGVGIGPFNLGLAALLAPTGVKSLFLEQKTKFQWHSGLLIEGCTIQVPFLADLVTMADPTSPYSFLNYLQAHSRLYHFYFYENFHIPRQEYNHYCQWVAQQLDCCQFGQRVEEITWENTGTESYYQVQVRQIETGAVLTYNTRHLVVGVGSIPQVPPCFRTVHSEKVFHSAEFLHKRDRCRESQSITVIGSGQSAGEVFYELLQEQPGYGYHLEWHTRSSGFFPMEYSKLGLEHFSPDYTNYFYALPPQKRDMVLSQQNLLYKGISAKTIADIYDLLYERSVCGNQPDVKLLSLVEVKEVESVGDRFILGYRHRQQETRLTHETDCIILATGYDHAIPNCIEGIRDLIRWDDKNRYGVNLDYRLALTQDIPNQIFVQNGELHSHGVGAPDLGLGCYRNSVIINTLLGESVYRVDRRNVFQQFGVA, encoded by the coding sequence ATGATAGAACCCCTTTACGATATTATCGGCGTAGGAATTGGACCGTTTAATTTAGGATTAGCGGCCCTTTTAGCCCCCACAGGGGTTAAATCTCTGTTCCTAGAACAAAAAACAAAGTTTCAATGGCATTCGGGATTACTCATCGAAGGCTGTACGATTCAAGTGCCTTTTTTGGCGGATTTGGTGACGATGGCAGACCCCACCAGTCCCTATAGTTTTCTCAACTATCTCCAGGCACATTCTCGTCTGTACCATTTCTATTTTTACGAAAATTTTCATATTCCCCGCCAGGAATATAACCACTATTGTCAGTGGGTGGCACAACAGTTAGACTGTTGTCAATTTGGACAACGAGTGGAAGAAATTACCTGGGAAAATACCGGGACTGAGAGTTATTATCAGGTGCAAGTTCGCCAGATTGAAACCGGGGCTGTTTTAACCTACAATACGCGGCATTTAGTCGTAGGCGTGGGAAGTATTCCTCAAGTTCCCCCCTGTTTTAGAACGGTTCATTCTGAGAAAGTCTTTCATTCTGCCGAGTTTCTGCACAAGCGCGATCGCTGTCGGGAATCTCAATCCATTACCGTAATTGGTTCGGGACAAAGTGCGGGGGAAGTGTTTTATGAACTGTTGCAGGAACAGCCAGGTTATGGTTATCACCTGGAATGGCACACGCGATCGTCTGGATTCTTCCCGATGGAATATTCCAAGCTGGGGTTAGAACATTTTTCCCCAGATTATACGAATTATTTCTACGCCTTACCTCCGCAAAAACGGGATATGGTTCTCTCTCAGCAAAACTTGCTTTATAAAGGCATTAGTGCCAAAACTATTGCCGATATTTACGATTTGCTGTATGAACGTTCGGTGTGTGGCAATCAACCGGATGTTAAGTTACTTTCCCTGGTGGAAGTGAAGGAAGTCGAATCCGTAGGCGATCGCTTTATTTTGGGATACCGACATCGCCAACAAGAGACTCGCCTTACCCATGAAACCGACTGCATTATTCTCGCCACGGGGTATGATCATGCAATTCCCAACTGTATTGAAGGGATTCGGGATTTGATTCGTTGGGATGACAAGAATCGCTATGGGGTCAACCTGGATTACCGACTGGCATTAACCCAAGATATTCCTAATCAAATTTTTGTGCAAAATGGCGAATTGCATAGTCATGGCGTAGGTGCACCGGATTTAGGATTAGGCTGTTATCGCAACTCGGTAATTATTAATACCCTTCTCGGTGAAAGCGTTTATCGAGTCGATCGCCGCAATGTCTTTCAGCAGTTCGGTGTCGCTTGA
- a CDS encoding MFS transporter, giving the protein MKVEKSLGFSALFLCVFLAIFSEVLLSPFYPQFFSKVFGVEDLAYTGFYIFVCRLTVVICAPAWGFLARFLEVKYLLYAGQLGAVVMTALMATSTSANQFLAYTICLLLFKSSYLLVYPLIIQLAGKERQSAIAGTYQAVFHGAIVAGTIAGAWMVNLETPLRLFYGVAAADLFQFCLCLFILRKVSTRQPEKSETATGKIGNQWGFMVAIGLVILTFQLANNLVRPFFTAYVTQPEKFNVDLVASSYLFMIPSVMAIAALPYIRKFCKSERLSSIYLIGIAVLAATLFLQGWTNSLGIVVLARIVYGFCLAVTQATLELRLFGNSSSDRLHFNYSLAMSFANLGHLSAPLLASWVVSSFSLAAPLWVAAAICLANLAFAKWTIFGGFPQPIPVGIEEQSPPAGAKR; this is encoded by the coding sequence ATGAAAGTTGAAAAATCCCTCGGATTTAGCGCACTCTTTTTATGTGTATTCCTCGCGATTTTTTCCGAGGTTTTACTCTCGCCATTCTATCCCCAATTTTTCAGTAAAGTGTTTGGGGTGGAGGATTTAGCCTATACCGGCTTTTACATCTTTGTCTGTCGGCTAACCGTGGTCATCTGTGCGCCCGCATGGGGATTTTTAGCCCGCTTTTTGGAGGTTAAATATCTCCTTTATGCGGGTCAATTGGGGGCCGTGGTGATGACAGCATTGATGGCAACCAGTACCAGTGCAAATCAGTTTCTCGCCTATACGATTTGTTTGCTGTTGTTCAAAAGTTCTTACCTGTTAGTCTATCCTTTAATTATTCAACTGGCAGGGAAAGAACGGCAATCCGCTATAGCCGGAACCTATCAAGCGGTATTTCATGGGGCCATTGTTGCTGGGACGATCGCCGGGGCTTGGATGGTGAATTTAGAGACACCTTTGCGGCTATTTTATGGGGTTGCCGCAGCGGATTTATTCCAATTCTGTCTCTGTTTATTCATCCTGAGAAAGGTATCCACTCGCCAGCCGGAAAAATCGGAAACTGCTACGGGTAAAATTGGCAATCAATGGGGGTTTATGGTTGCCATTGGCTTGGTAATTTTAACCTTTCAACTGGCCAATAATTTAGTGCGTCCCTTTTTTACCGCTTATGTCACCCAACCCGAAAAATTTAATGTGGATTTGGTGGCAAGTAGCTATCTGTTTATGATTCCCAGCGTGATGGCGATCGCGGCTTTACCTTACATCCGTAAATTTTGTAAATCGGAACGTCTCAGTTCGATTTATTTAATAGGAATTGCGGTATTAGCCGCGACTCTATTCCTGCAAGGTTGGACCAACTCTCTGGGAATTGTTGTGCTTGCCCGAATCGTTTATGGCTTTTGTTTAGCCGTGACTCAGGCAACTTTAGAACTGAGATTATTTGGGAATAGTAGCAGCGATCGCCTGCATTTTAACTACAGTCTTGCCATGTCTTTTGCAAACTTGGGTCATTTGTCTGCGCCCTTGCTGGCATCTTGGGTGGTGAGTAGCTTTAGTTTAGCCGCCCCCCTCTGGGTTGCAGCAGCAATTTGTTTGGCAAATTTAGCCTTTGCCAAATGGACAATTTTCGGCGGATTCCCTCAACCGATTCCGGTGGGGATTGAGGAACAAAGCCCCCCAGCGGGGGCTAAGAGATAA